One Acanthochromis polyacanthus isolate Apoly-LR-REF ecotype Palm Island chromosome 6, KAUST_Apoly_ChrSc, whole genome shotgun sequence DNA segment encodes these proteins:
- the mipb gene encoding major intrinsic protein of lens fiber b, with translation MWEFRSMNFWRAVFAEFFGTMFFVFFGMGAALRWTTGPHHVLHVALCFGLAAATLIQSIGHISGGHINPAVTFAYLVGSQMSLFRAIFYIVAQCLGAVAGAAVLYGVTPGNMRGNMAMNMLQPGISLGMATTVEVFLTMQLVICIFAVTDERRNGRLGSAALSIGFSVTIGHLMGMYYTGAGMNPARSFAPAVLFRNFINHWVYWVGPMIGGAMGALLYDFMLFPRMRGLSERLATLKGSRPPESETQQDTRGEPIELKTQAL, from the exons ATGTGGGAGTTCCGGTCTATGAATTTTTGGCGGGCAGTCTTTGCAGAGTTCTTCGGGACCATGTTCTTCGTATTTTTTGGCATGGGCGCTGCCCTGCGCTGGACCACTGGGCCTCATCATGTGCTTCATGTGGCCCTGTGCTTCGGTCTGGCAGCTGCCACCCTCATTCAGTCCATTGGCCACATCAGCGGCGGCCACATCAACCCTGCCGTCACCTTTGCCTACCTGGTTGGCTCACAGATGTCTCTTTTCCGCGCCATTTTCTACATCGTTGCCCAGTGCCTGGGTGCTGTAGCTGGGGCTGCTGTGCTGTACGGGGTCACGCCTGGCAACATGAGAGGCAACATGGCAATGAACATG CTGCAGCCTGGCATCAGCCTGGGAATGGCCACCACTGTGGAGGTTTTCCTCACCATGCAGCTCGTCATCTGCATCTTTGCTGTGACTGATGAGAGGAGAAACGGACGTCTTGGATCTGCTGCCCTCTCCATTGGCTTCTCTGTCACCATTGGACATCTCATGGGG ATGTACTACACTGGTGCTGGAATGAACCCCGCTAGGTCCTTTGCCCCTGCTGTGCTCTTTAGAAACTTTATTAACCACTGG GTGTACTGGGTCGGTCCTATGATAGGAGGTGCCATGGGTGCCCTTCTGTACGATTTCATGCTGTTCCCACGCATGAGGGGTCTGTCCGAGCGCCTGGCCACGCTGAAGGGCAGCCGGCCCCCCGAGAGCGAGACCCAGCAGGACACCCGCGGGGAGCCCATCGAGCTCAAGACGCAAGCCCTATAA
- the LOC110948291 gene encoding aquaporin AQPAe.a isoform X2 — MTWRELRSRQFWRAMMAELLGTLVLVSAVLGASVPGPGEAPGGPLYPAVAVGVAIVAMAHCFGEISGAQVNPALTLSFMTTRRLDVLRGLVYITAQCLGASLGAGALYLALPVKTTADHFVNKVPIELHAAQALGIEVLCTFQMVFTVFSVEDQRRRESPEPGNLAIGLAHSAGVLIGARFSGASMNPARSLGPAIITGFWENHWVYWIGPVLGAVLAGVSHEFFFAHSASRQKLVACLTCKDIEIVETTSMTGSSLSTVTQNARVKQANKQENN; from the exons ATGACGTGGCGTGAG CTACGTAGTCGGCAGTTCTGGCGTGCCATGATGGCAGAGCTGCTCGGCACCCTGGTGTTAGTGAGCGCTGTGCTGGGTGCCTCGGTGCCAGGCCCTGGAGAAGCCCCCGGGGGACCCCTGTACCCAGCTGTGGCAGTAGGTGTGGCGATTGTCGCAATGGCACACTGTTTTGGGGAAATAAGCGGAGCTCAG GTGAATCCTGCTTTGACTTTGTCCTTCATGACCACACGGAGGCTGGATGTTCTCCGGGGCCTCGTTTATATCACTGCTCAGTGTTTGGGGGCCTCTTTAGGAGCCGGGGCCCTTTATCTGGCTCTGCCAGTCAAAACCACTGCAGACCATTTTGTCAACAAG GTGCCCATAGAGTTACATGCAGCTCAGGCTCTCGGTATCGAGGTTCTGTGCACCTTCCAGATGGTCTTTACTGTCTTCTCCGTGGAGGACCAGCGGCGGAGGGAGAGTCCAGAACCAGGAAACCTGGCCATTGGATTAGCACATAGTGCTGGAGTGCTCATAGGG gctCGGTTCTCTGGTGCGAGTATGAATCCTGCCCGATCTCTGGGTCCAGCCATCATCACTGGCTTCTGGGAAAACCACTGG GTTTATTGGATTGGACCGGTGCTCGGTGCCGTACTGGCCGGAGTGTCCCACGAATTCTTCTTTGCACACAGCGCCTCCCGTCAGAAGCTGGTGGCCTGTTTGACCTGTAAAGACATTGAGATCGTAGAGACGACCAGCATGACGGGGTCGTCTCTGTCCACGGTGACGCAGAACGCACGAGTGAAGCAGGCCAACAAACAGGAGAACAACTGA
- the LOC110948291 gene encoding aquaporin AQPAe.a isoform X1, with product MTWREELRSRQFWRAMMAELLGTLVLVSAVLGASVPGPGEAPGGPLYPAVAVGVAIVAMAHCFGEISGAQVNPALTLSFMTTRRLDVLRGLVYITAQCLGASLGAGALYLALPVKTTADHFVNKVPIELHAAQALGIEVLCTFQMVFTVFSVEDQRRRESPEPGNLAIGLAHSAGVLIGARFSGASMNPARSLGPAIITGFWENHWVYWIGPVLGAVLAGVSHEFFFAHSASRQKLVACLTCKDIEIVETTSMTGSSLSTVTQNARVKQANKQENN from the exons ATGACGTGGCGTGAG GAGCTACGTAGTCGGCAGTTCTGGCGTGCCATGATGGCAGAGCTGCTCGGCACCCTGGTGTTAGTGAGCGCTGTGCTGGGTGCCTCGGTGCCAGGCCCTGGAGAAGCCCCCGGGGGACCCCTGTACCCAGCTGTGGCAGTAGGTGTGGCGATTGTCGCAATGGCACACTGTTTTGGGGAAATAAGCGGAGCTCAG GTGAATCCTGCTTTGACTTTGTCCTTCATGACCACACGGAGGCTGGATGTTCTCCGGGGCCTCGTTTATATCACTGCTCAGTGTTTGGGGGCCTCTTTAGGAGCCGGGGCCCTTTATCTGGCTCTGCCAGTCAAAACCACTGCAGACCATTTTGTCAACAAG GTGCCCATAGAGTTACATGCAGCTCAGGCTCTCGGTATCGAGGTTCTGTGCACCTTCCAGATGGTCTTTACTGTCTTCTCCGTGGAGGACCAGCGGCGGAGGGAGAGTCCAGAACCAGGAAACCTGGCCATTGGATTAGCACATAGTGCTGGAGTGCTCATAGGG gctCGGTTCTCTGGTGCGAGTATGAATCCTGCCCGATCTCTGGGTCCAGCCATCATCACTGGCTTCTGGGAAAACCACTGG GTTTATTGGATTGGACCGGTGCTCGGTGCCGTACTGGCCGGAGTGTCCCACGAATTCTTCTTTGCACACAGCGCCTCCCGTCAGAAGCTGGTGGCCTGTTTGACCTGTAAAGACATTGAGATCGTAGAGACGACCAGCATGACGGGGTCGTCTCTGTCCACGGTGACGCAGAACGCACGAGTGAAGCAGGCCAACAAACAGGAGAACAACTGA
- the LOC110948291 gene encoding aquaporin-4 isoform X3, translating to MTWREELRSRQFWRAMMAELLGTLVLVSAVLGASVPGPGEAPGGPLYPAVAVNPALTLSFMTTRRLDVLRGLVYITAQCLGASLGAGALYLALPVKTTADHFVNKVPIELHAAQALGIEVLCTFQMVFTVFSVEDQRRRESPEPGNLAIGLAHSAGVLIGARFSGASMNPARSLGPAIITGFWENHWVYWIGPVLGAVLAGVSHEFFFAHSASRQKLVACLTCKDIEIVETTSMTGSSLSTVTQNARVKQANKQENN from the exons ATGACGTGGCGTGAG GAGCTACGTAGTCGGCAGTTCTGGCGTGCCATGATGGCAGAGCTGCTCGGCACCCTGGTGTTAGTGAGCGCTGTGCTGGGTGCCTCGGTGCCAGGCCCTGGAGAAGCCCCCGGGGGACCCCTGTACCCAGCTGTGGCA GTGAATCCTGCTTTGACTTTGTCCTTCATGACCACACGGAGGCTGGATGTTCTCCGGGGCCTCGTTTATATCACTGCTCAGTGTTTGGGGGCCTCTTTAGGAGCCGGGGCCCTTTATCTGGCTCTGCCAGTCAAAACCACTGCAGACCATTTTGTCAACAAG GTGCCCATAGAGTTACATGCAGCTCAGGCTCTCGGTATCGAGGTTCTGTGCACCTTCCAGATGGTCTTTACTGTCTTCTCCGTGGAGGACCAGCGGCGGAGGGAGAGTCCAGAACCAGGAAACCTGGCCATTGGATTAGCACATAGTGCTGGAGTGCTCATAGGG gctCGGTTCTCTGGTGCGAGTATGAATCCTGCCCGATCTCTGGGTCCAGCCATCATCACTGGCTTCTGGGAAAACCACTGG GTTTATTGGATTGGACCGGTGCTCGGTGCCGTACTGGCCGGAGTGTCCCACGAATTCTTCTTTGCACACAGCGCCTCCCGTCAGAAGCTGGTGGCCTGTTTGACCTGTAAAGACATTGAGATCGTAGAGACGACCAGCATGACGGGGTCGTCTCTGTCCACGGTGACGCAGAACGCACGAGTGAAGCAGGCCAACAAACAGGAGAACAACTGA